One Vanacampus margaritifer isolate UIUO_Vmar chromosome 20, RoL_Vmar_1.0, whole genome shotgun sequence DNA window includes the following coding sequences:
- the LOC144040218 gene encoding leucine-rich repeat-containing protein 14 yields the protein MSNVLPMMPLSLFSLCAKEVVSNHSSSPLWLRWVPRELYGPLLEASFDGCRPLAVRKLVQKWPERLLRVGGCKKRGQRPPCRICVQALLLAFVRGLFDQRCALRVLDLCGLQGDEGQTVDSIGGWSLTIALCTMVVQALTRERKRVWALKRDKGVKRERGERKRVKEASGNKSDQREGSAGVLGEVDLMKGVRRRMETEKRRESSGMEGDGKESCVPLQVRADIFVNARSWKRVYVALSGAGPLELQCRYLRVEELSASSIGTLLDFLPHRGLLGVDVRFSNLGVAGLAQLLPRLAAFPDLSSLCLRYCNLDLRREQEEALRDLSQGLAQLRGLRRLSLEALHLPGQICVLLSSLSQPLEVLEVPCLSLSAADLSYLSCSPHASSLQQLDLSQNRFDADWLPSMRRLLSQASGSLRHLSLSGCGLSDDLLGSLLPSLDRCSSLRGLALAYNPLSTAGLVKAVRAAARVPSMRQLLYPNPLEDYQPGLPELPSSSQLLNWPLNESTDLTCSLLNKVLKDCGRSDIVLTCDLLNYDKDSVE from the exons atgtCTAATGTCTTACCAATGATGCCGCTTTCCCTGTTTAGCCTGTGCGCGAAAGAGGTTGTGAGCAACCACAGCTCGTCGCCCCTCTGGCTGCGCTGGGTGCCCCGCGAGCTGTACGGCCCGCTACTGGAGGCCTCGTTCGACGGATGCAGACCGCTGGCGGTCCGGAAGCTGGTGCAGAAGTGGCCCGAGCGACTGCTGCGTGTCGGCGGGTGCAAGAAGCGAGGGCAGCGGCCCCCTTGTCGGATCTGCGTGCAAGCTCTGCTGCTCGCCTTCGTTAGGGGACTCTTCGATCAGAG ATGTGCGCTGCGAGTCCTGGATCTCTGCGGGCTGCAAGGTGATGAGGGTCAGACGGTGGACTCTATAGGGGGCTGGTCCCTGACCATAGCGCTGTGCACTATGGTAGTCCAGGCCCTAACCAGAGAACGGAAGAGGGTCTGGGCGCTGAAGCGAGACAAGGGTGTAAAACGAGAGAGGGGAGAACGCAAGAGAGTCAAGGAGGCATCTGGCAACAAGAGCGACCAGCGGGAAGGGTCCGCGGGGGTTTTAGGGGAAGTGGATTTGATGAAGGGGGTAAGGAGGAGGATGGAGACTGAGAAGAGGCGAGAGAGCTCAGGAATGGAAGGTGATGGGAAGGAGAGTTGCGTGCCGTTGCAGGTGAGGGCGGACATTTTTGTCAACGCCCGCTCTTGGAAGCGCGTGTACGTGGCCCTGAGCGGGGCGGGACCCCTGGAGCTGCAGTGCAGATACTTACGCGTGGAGGAGCTCTCCGCGTCCAGCATCGGGACCTTACTGGACTTCCTGCCACATCGGGGCCTGCTGGGCGTGGACGTGCGCTTCAGCAACCTGGGCGTAGCGGGCCTGGCACAGCTGCTGCCTCGGCTCGCCGCCTTCCCCGACTTGAGCTCCCTCTGCCTGCGCTATTGCAACTTGGACCTTCGCCGGGAGCAGGAGGAGGCGCTCCGAGACCTCTCCCAGGGTTTGGCGCAGCTGCGGGGACTGCGACGTCTCAGCCTCGAGGCGCTGCATTTGCCGGGACAAATTTGTGTGCTGCTCAG TTCCCTATCTCAGCCCCTGGAGGTGCTGGAGGTGCCTTGCTTGAGCCTGAGCGCGGCCGATCTGTCGTACCTGTCGTGCAGCCCGCACGCCTCCTCCCTGCAGCAGCTGGACCTGAGCCAGAACCGGTTCGACGCCGACTGGCTTCCCTCCATGCGCCGCCTCCTGTCGCAAGCGTCCGGCAGCCTGCGCCACCTGTCGCTGAGCGGCTGCGGGCTCAGCGACGACCTGCTGGGCTCGTTGCTGCCTTCCCTGGACCGTTGCTCGTCCCTCCGGGGCCTGGCCCTCGCCTACAACCCGCTGTCCACCGCCGGGCTGGTGAAGGCGGTGAGGGCGGCGGCGAGGGTGCCCTCCATGCGGCAGCTGCTCTACCCGAACCCCCTGGAGGACTACCAGCCGGGACTCCCCGAGCTGCCGTCCAGCTCTCAGCTCCTAAACTGGCCTCTGAACGAGTCCACAGACCTCACCTGCAGCCTCCTCAATAAAGTGCTGAAGGACTGCGGACGCTCGGACATCGTGCTGACTTGCGACCTGCTCAATTATGATAAAGACTCAGTAGAGTGA